Proteins from a single region of Chryseomicrobium sp. FSL W7-1435:
- a CDS encoding Na+/H+ antiporter NhaC family protein: MESTIFSLLPPILAIAMVLITRRVLLSLGVGIVSAALLLQEFSPLETLQSLWTAFQLSFWDEGFNAYNVFILLFILSLGVITALVALSGGSRAFATWAMKRIKTRRGAKLLTAFIGILIFIDDYFNALAVGQIARPITDSHKISRAKLAYFIDSTSAPVCVVSPISSWGAYLISLLGGIFTTYAIVAYTPLEAFVLMAPMNYYVVAAIAMVFFVAVTDFDLFAMKSHERRALETGQLYDPEKDVAGELKEEFPIHNYGKVTDLVLPIVTLIVATVIAMLVTGNQAGGSWNLFTIFENTDVPKSLLIGGLSGVVVALFLYLRQFGKNPQADVSLIGTAFISGVRSMMPAVLILIFAWALTYLISELQTGEYLAGIVSNNNIPEWILPALLFLLTAVMAFSTGTSWGSFGILIPIGADIAMAVNPELLLPVLSAVLAGAVFGDHCSPISDTTIMSATGAGSNLYDHVTTQLPYAIISAIIATVGYLTLGFTGSAWIGLGVVVLLLVLLFTFWTAKEKVQAQAS; this comes from the coding sequence ATGGAAAGCACAATTTTTTCGTTATTGCCACCAATTTTGGCAATAGCCATGGTACTTATCACGCGTCGAGTACTATTATCATTAGGGGTCGGGATTGTCTCGGCAGCATTATTGTTACAAGAGTTTTCACCACTAGAGACTCTACAATCTTTATGGACAGCATTCCAACTATCTTTTTGGGATGAAGGATTTAATGCGTATAATGTCTTTATTTTACTGTTCATTCTTAGTTTAGGGGTTATTACCGCTCTCGTTGCACTTTCAGGAGGTAGCCGAGCATTTGCTACTTGGGCAATGAAACGTATAAAAACACGCCGCGGGGCAAAATTGCTAACTGCATTTATTGGGATTTTAATTTTTATTGATGACTATTTCAATGCTCTTGCTGTTGGTCAAATTGCACGTCCGATTACTGATTCGCACAAAATTTCTCGAGCAAAGCTAGCTTATTTCATCGATTCAACATCTGCTCCAGTCTGTGTAGTTTCTCCAATCTCTAGCTGGGGAGCCTACTTAATTAGCTTGTTAGGTGGAATTTTTACAACGTATGCTATCGTTGCCTACACACCACTCGAAGCTTTCGTATTGATGGCACCGATGAATTACTATGTAGTAGCAGCAATTGCGATGGTATTCTTTGTCGCAGTAACAGATTTCGACTTGTTTGCTATGAAGTCGCATGAACGTCGTGCTCTTGAAACAGGACAGCTTTATGATCCTGAGAAAGATGTAGCAGGAGAGTTAAAAGAAGAATTCCCAATTCATAACTATGGAAAAGTAACTGATCTAGTATTACCGATTGTCACGCTGATAGTGGCCACCGTCATTGCCATGCTAGTAACAGGAAATCAAGCTGGTGGCTCTTGGAACTTATTCACGATTTTCGAGAATACGGATGTTCCAAAATCACTTCTAATCGGTGGATTATCGGGAGTTGTAGTTGCACTCTTCTTATATCTTCGTCAGTTTGGTAAAAACCCTCAAGCAGATGTTTCGCTCATTGGGACAGCTTTCATTTCAGGTGTTCGTTCCATGATGCCTGCTGTCCTTATTTTAATATTTGCTTGGGCATTAACGTACTTGATTTCTGAATTACAAACTGGAGAATATCTTGCAGGAATTGTTAGCAACAACAATATTCCTGAATGGATTTTACCAGCGTTGCTATTCCTCTTAACAGCAGTAATGGCATTCTCGACGGGAACTTCTTGGGGCTCTTTCGGTATTTTGATTCCAATTGGAGCAGATATCGCAATGGCTGTAAATCCAGAACTATTATTACCTGTACTATCAGCAGTTCTTGCAGGTGCTGTATTCGGAGACCACTGTTCACCGATCTCAGACACAACGATCATGTCCGCAACAGGGGCAGGCTCAAACTTATATGACCACGTCACTACCCAATTACCTTATGCAATCATCAGCGCTATAATCGCTACAGTTGGTTATCTAACATTAGGATTCACTGGCTCTGCATGGATTGGTCTTGGTGTCGTTGTACTCCTACTCGTCTTGTTATTTACTTTCTGGACAGCGAAGGAAAAAGTTCAAGCACAAGCCTCTTAA
- the lipA gene encoding lipoyl synthase, translated as MTSCKPTVERERKPDWLKIKLNTNEQYTGLKKLMRENNLNTVCEEARCPNIHECWGTRRTATFMILGAVCTRACRFCAVKTGLPTELDLAEPERVADSVVIMNLKHAVVTAVARDDLKDGGSQVFAETVRAIRRKNPFTTVEVLPSDMGGVEENLRALMDAKPDILNHNIETVRRLTPRVRARATYDRSLEFLRRAKEMQPDIPTKSSLMLGLGETWEEIIEVMDDLRANHVDIMTIGQYLQPTKKHLKVQKYYTPSEFGELRKIAMTKGFSHCEAGPLVRSSYHADEQVNAAAKQRQAAGEEELAVQS; from the coding sequence ATGACATCTTGTAAACCAACAGTAGAACGCGAAAGAAAGCCTGACTGGCTAAAAATTAAACTTAACACTAATGAACAATATACAGGCTTAAAAAAATTAATGCGCGAAAACAATTTAAATACCGTTTGTGAAGAAGCGCGTTGCCCAAATATTCATGAATGCTGGGGAACTCGTCGAACAGCAACTTTCATGATTTTAGGAGCTGTTTGTACTCGTGCATGTCGTTTCTGTGCTGTGAAAACTGGACTACCGACTGAGCTCGATCTAGCAGAACCTGAACGCGTAGCAGATAGCGTTGTCATTATGAACCTCAAACATGCTGTTGTAACAGCGGTAGCTCGTGATGATTTAAAAGATGGCGGCTCGCAAGTATTTGCCGAGACTGTTCGTGCCATTCGACGCAAAAATCCTTTTACAACGGTCGAAGTACTACCATCAGACATGGGTGGAGTGGAAGAAAACTTACGCGCCCTAATGGATGCGAAACCAGATATTTTGAATCATAACATTGAAACGGTTCGTCGTTTGACGCCGAGAGTTCGAGCACGTGCTACATATGATCGTTCCCTAGAGTTTCTTCGCCGTGCAAAAGAAATGCAACCAGACATTCCGACTAAGTCATCTCTGATGTTGGGTCTTGGAGAAACATGGGAAGAAATCATTGAAGTCATGGATGATTTACGTGCTAATCACGTAGACATTATGACGATTGGTCAATACTTACAACCTACTAAGAAACACTTAAAAGTACAGAAATATTACACGCCTAGTGAGTTTGGGGAATTGCGTAAAATTGCTATGACCAAAGGCTTCTCACACTGTGAGGCAGGCCCATTAGTCCGAAGCAGTTACCATGCAGACGAACAAGTAAATGCAGCAGCAAAACAACGACAGGCAGCAGGCGAAGAAGAACTCGCTGTGCAAAGTTAG
- a CDS encoding YutD family protein has protein sequence MTTVTRIHLEGYQYEVVEEFREGFNQEVLEERYSDVLQKYDYIFGDWGYGQLRLRGFYEDANSKATFDTKIGTIHDYILEYCNFGCAYFLIKKLGKIQVEPQPEEVQEEPVEPQSEKVQEEPVEEANQEEKAE, from the coding sequence GTGACGACTGTGACGCGTATTCATTTAGAGGGCTATCAGTATGAAGTTGTGGAAGAGTTTCGTGAAGGTTTCAATCAAGAAGTATTAGAAGAACGCTACAGTGATGTACTTCAAAAATACGATTACATTTTTGGTGACTGGGGTTATGGTCAGCTGCGCTTAAGAGGTTTCTATGAAGATGCTAATTCTAAAGCAACATTCGATACAAAGATTGGCACGATCCATGATTACATTTTAGAGTACTGCAATTTTGGCTGTGCTTACTTTTTAATTAAGAAGCTCGGCAAAATTCAAGTTGAACCGCAACCAGAGGAAGTTCAGGAAGAGCCAGTTGAACCGCAATCAGAGAAAGTTCAGGAAGAACCAGTTGAAGAAGCTAATCAAGAGGAGAAGGCGGAGTAA